CAAGGCTTGTCCGACAGTTCCCGCCGCAAAGCTTGCCCCAATCTGCATAACCGCCCCAAAAAGCAATTGCGGCTTCATATTCGGCAAAGTTATGTAAATTAGTTCCTGAAGGCGATTAGAAATTCCGTCTATCGCTCCAGCTTCATACTGTCGCCGATCTATACCTTGAAATCCAGCTATGAATGACAAAAACGACGTTCCCAAGCTCATCCACAACTGAACAACAATGATACAAGCCATGATATATCTGCGATCCGTAAGCCATTGAACCGGTTCATTTATTAAACCGATGGGCATTAGGAAGCTGTTTAGAAGGCCATATTGATCACCGCTGAAGATGAAGGCCCATACAGTATAAACCGCTGTTGACAACGAAGGTACATATAACATAAATGTAAACGCTGATCTTATGGCCGGTTTAAGTTCATTAACCAGCCAAGCAAAAAAAAGGCAGGTCACATAGCTCAGCGGGCCAGTAATCAAAGCAAAAACAATTGTATTACTCAAAGAAATCGTAAAAACGCTATCGTCAAAAAACATTCGTATATAATTGTCAAGGCCTTTGAAATTTGGGAATTGGACCATATTGAAATCAGTAAAGCTTAACACGATAGACGAAACTATGGGAAGAACAAGAAAGCACAGAAAAAGTAGGCCAAAAGGTAAAAGTAACAAATAATAAACAGTTGTCTTCTTCATTTGCTGTAACCCCTTCCCCTGTATTCTTCCCGTTTGCGCTCAAGCTCACGATCAATTTCCGCCGCATATTTTAAAAGAGATTCGCGATGGTTTATGCGATCGTAAACTGTAGCTCTGAATGCATTGGTCAGGTTGCGAGCCGTATAGTATGAGCCAGGCATTTGCGCTTGCTCTTTGACTTTATTCCATTGAGATAAAATAACATTCTGCTCTTTTGGCAGCCACGGCAAAGAGGCGAATGCGACTTGATTAGCCGGAGCGTATCGCCCGATTGCCCCCAGAAGGTCCTCAGTTTTTTTGCCGTATTCAGCCTGTTGACGGGCAGATGCGAACCAGAACACAAAGTCAGCTGCTTCACTCTTATGCTTGCTGGAATTAAGCACATAGGTTCCCAAACCGGACAACGCCTGAACACTGTTATCGATCCTCCCAGAACTCTCGTTACCTGGG
This is a stretch of genomic DNA from Mageeibacillus indolicus UPII9-5. It encodes these proteins:
- a CDS encoding carbohydrate ABC transporter permease; amino-acid sequence: MKKTTVYYLLLLPFGLLFLCFLVLPIVSSIVLSFTDFNMVQFPNFKGLDNYIRMFFDDSVFTISLSNTIVFALITGPLSYVTCLFFAWLVNELKPAIRSAFTFMLYVPSLSTAVYTVWAFIFSGDQYGLLNSFLMPIGLINEPVQWLTDRRYIMACIIVVQLWMSLGTSFLSFIAGFQGIDRRQYEAGAIDGISNRLQELIYITLPNMKPQLLFGAVMQIGASFAAGTVGQALLDVAGATANGVSTGYAASTLITHMNDMAGVRNEMGYACAIAVLLFFMMLVFNGVVQKLLKKVGDD